A single region of the Bartonella harrusi genome encodes:
- a CDS encoding antA/AntB antirepressor family protein, with translation MNTLIEIKEQTIDQETVQTVNARELHAFLNITSKFADWIKNRIKECKFRENIDFIGFSKFLEKGGRPSIEYYLTLDMAKHLAMIERNDKGHQAREYFIECEKLAKQVATPQIDYSSPQAMIGFLNHLQNQIEQKDHVIAELEPKAKALDGLKRSDGLFGLIESAKMLEVRPKDLTDYLRKHDWVYRRAPGAPLLLYQDKIKKGLMDCPAITIQRPDGTEKVLPSTKITSRGLACLREQIFGGVQ, from the coding sequence ATGAATACACTTATAGAGATTAAAGAACAAACCATTGATCAGGAAACTGTTCAAACGGTCAACGCACGTGAGTTGCATGCATTTTTAAACATCACATCAAAGTTTGCAGACTGGATTAAAAATCGCATTAAAGAATGTAAGTTTCGGGAAAATATAGACTTTATAGGTTTTTCTAAATTTTTAGAAAAAGGTGGGCGCCCAAGCATAGAATACTACCTCACGTTAGACATGGCTAAACACCTTGCTATGATCGAGCGTAATGACAAGGGACATCAAGCAAGAGAATACTTCATTGAGTGTGAAAAACTTGCAAAGCAAGTAGCAACACCACAGATTGATTACTCAAGTCCTCAAGCAATGATTGGTTTCTTGAATCACTTACAAAATCAAATCGAGCAGAAAGATCACGTGATTGCTGAGTTAGAGCCTAAGGCAAAAGCGCTTGATGGTTTAAAACGTTCTGATGGCTTGTTTGGTTTGATTGAATCTGCAAAGATGCTTGAAGTTCGACCTAAAGATTTAACCGATTATTTGCGTAAACATGATTGGGTCTATCGAAGAGCTCCGGGTGCTCCTTTGTTACTCTATCAGGATAAGATCAAAAAAGGTCTCATGGATTGCCCTGCTATTACTATTCAAAGACCGGATGGTACAGAAAAGGTACTCCCTTCAACAAAAATCACATCCAGAGGATTGGCTTGCTTGAGAGAACAAATCTTTGGGGGTGTGCAATGA
- a CDS encoding YopJ/AvrA family T3SS effector serine/threonine acetyltransferase, producing the protein MPKLRDLLRRICGSKQERENVVSEKKESVVHRKRHDFVFREDEPLESIIVRLENDIANGHWIDTLYGTIDLKMMPALVDQANKKYPEMKLQFAVTPEDIPTFVKNTIDGGIQSSRMIVNLDDNQVHFAVIDHKTVNDQISLLLFEPVAFKHMPPTMLAMRAKIALEESQLPNCHFSMVELDIQRSASECAIFSLSLAKKLYREFGKLERLHKDNIEGLLCNPDGFFVDPDQVDRYLPVNFYKHTQGINRLNKYIESNPRAKKEMINKKGERIYERFNKNLVVIDGKNVSVSSHQKRIREFKSLIR; encoded by the coding sequence ATGCCGAAATTAAGAGATTTACTAAGAAGAATCTGTGGTTCAAAACAAGAAAGAGAAAATGTTGTATCTGAAAAAAAAGAAAGTGTTGTACATAGAAAAAGACACGACTTTGTATTTAGAGAAGATGAACCATTAGAAAGTATTATTGTTCGTCTAGAGAATGACATCGCTAATGGCCACTGGATTGATACCCTTTATGGAACAATAGATCTCAAAATGATGCCTGCCCTCGTAGATCAAGCCAACAAGAAATATCCTGAAATGAAGCTTCAATTTGCTGTAACACCAGAGGATATTCCTACATTCGTCAAAAATACGATCGACGGTGGGATTCAATCTTCTAGAATGATCGTTAATCTAGATGATAACCAAGTCCATTTTGCAGTCATCGATCATAAAACTGTCAATGATCAAATATCCTTGCTGTTATTTGAACCTGTAGCATTCAAGCATATGCCACCTACAATGTTAGCAATGAGGGCAAAAATAGCTCTTGAAGAGAGCCAACTACCTAATTGTCATTTTTCTATGGTGGAATTGGATATTCAACGGAGTGCTTCTGAATGCGCGATTTTTAGTTTATCCCTCGCTAAAAAACTTTATCGCGAATTTGGTAAATTAGAGAGGTTACATAAAGATAACATTGAGGGTCTCTTATGTAACCCAGATGGTTTTTTTGTAGATCCTGATCAGGTAGATCGTTATCTTCCAGTCAATTTTTATAAACATACGCAAGGTATAAATCGCCTCAATAAGTATATAGAATCAAATCCACGAGCTAAAAAGGAAATGATTAACAAGAAAGGTGAACGTATTTACGAAAGGTTTAATAAGAATTTAGTTGTAATAGATGGTAAAAATGTATCTGTTTCGTCACATCAAAAAAGGATTCGTGAATTTAAATCACTAATAAGATGA
- a CDS encoding type II toxin-antitoxin system HicB family antitoxin, which yields MNNNHYTYRVLWSQEDKEYVGLCAEFPSLSWLDVQAEKALKGIMDLVSEVVEDMQHNGEEVPVPLSHGKYSGKFQLRIPPELHRKLAIQAAENGVSLNRYISSKL from the coding sequence ATGAACAATAATCATTATACATATCGTGTTTTGTGGTCGCAAGAAGATAAGGAATATGTCGGTTTGTGTGCAGAATTCCCATCCCTTTCATGGTTAGATGTTCAAGCAGAGAAAGCTTTAAAAGGTATTATGGATCTCGTTTCAGAAGTTGTTGAGGACATGCAACACAATGGAGAAGAAGTTCCTGTGCCTTTGTCACATGGTAAATATAGTGGTAAGTTCCAATTAAGAATACCACCAGAACTCCATAGGAAGCTTGCAATTCAAGCTGCTGAAAATGGTGTAAGTTTAAACAGATATATTTCCTCTAAACTTTAA
- a CDS encoding toxin HicA, protein MILLLVMNNKVEKIISLMKASPKNIKFSDLLAVCVHFFGEPRNNGTSHFVFKTPWLGDPRVNIQKDTGNKAKAYQVKQVLQAIERIKHEQ, encoded by the coding sequence ATGATACTATTATTAGTTATGAACAATAAAGTTGAAAAAATAATCAGCTTGATGAAAGCCTCACCAAAGAACATCAAGTTTTCAGATTTGTTAGCTGTGTGTGTGCATTTTTTTGGAGAACCGCGGAACAACGGTACAAGCCATTTTGTTTTTAAAACACCGTGGCTTGGTGATCCCCGTGTGAATATTCAAAAAGATACTGGTAACAAAGCAAAAGCTTATCAGGTCAAGCAAGTCTTACAAGCGATAGAAAGGATAAAACATGAACAATAA
- a CDS encoding phage baseplate assembly protein V yields MLERRDKDITDLKRRLANMVVVGTISHVDHKNARYRVKSGNLVSDWIPDTQARAGKTCSYEGRDIGEQVVVVASSGDLAQGVIVGSIHTDAHQAADKGNIHRTIYPDGTILEYDDEQNSYSMQIKSGGKFILTITDGVSLKGDGGKLELTAPEGIKIVSQSDINFNAKGNISLQAGGGVSLHSDESLSLHSARNVAMNSSGLTHNGTNVGATHVHGGVVPGGSMTGGPN; encoded by the coding sequence ATGTTAGAGCGGCGCGATAAAGACATCACCGATTTAAAAAGACGTCTCGCAAATATGGTTGTGGTGGGCACAATTAGCCATGTCGACCATAAAAACGCACGCTATCGGGTAAAAAGCGGCAATCTTGTCAGTGACTGGATTCCAGATACCCAAGCCCGCGCCGGGAAAACATGCTCTTATGAAGGGCGTGATATTGGAGAACAAGTGGTGGTGGTTGCATCATCAGGGGATTTAGCGCAAGGGGTGATTGTTGGTTCCATCCATACCGATGCTCATCAAGCAGCCGATAAAGGCAATATCCATAGAACAATTTATCCCGATGGCACCATCCTTGAATATGATGATGAACAAAACAGCTATAGCATGCAGATCAAATCAGGCGGAAAGTTCATTCTTACAATTACGGATGGCGTGTCTCTTAAAGGTGATGGTGGCAAGCTAGAACTTACCGCACCTGAAGGCATAAAAATTGTTTCACAAAGCGATATCAATTTCAATGCAAAGGGCAACATCTCTTTACAGGCTGGTGGTGGCGTTTCACTTCATTCGGATGAGAGTCTCTCTCTTCATTCCGCTCGCAATGTTGCCATGAACTCAAGTGGTTTGACCCATAACGGCACCAATGTAGGAGCAACCCATGTTCACGGTGGTGTTGTTCCCGGTGGCTCCATGACAGGAGGTCCCAATTGA
- a CDS encoding GPW/gp25 family protein, with translation MNTGMDRSTGKSLTGIEHLRQSILDILSTRIGTRVMRRDYGSHVADIIDAPVNDAFAVRLYAAIAEALDKWEPRFKLNKIDCKWNENGQVSLSFEGLYLPSGKPITMEGLLIK, from the coding sequence TTGAATACAGGAATGGATCGTAGCACAGGAAAATCCTTGACCGGCATTGAACATTTGCGCCAATCCATCCTTGATATTTTATCAACACGCATTGGCACGCGTGTAATGCGTCGTGATTATGGTTCACACGTTGCGGATATTATTGATGCACCGGTCAATGACGCCTTCGCTGTTCGCCTTTATGCCGCTATTGCCGAGGCTTTAGACAAGTGGGAACCACGTTTTAAACTAAACAAGATTGATTGTAAATGGAATGAGAATGGGCAAGTTTCCTTGTCCTTTGAAGGTCTTTATTTGCCCTCAGGCAAGCCCATCACCATGGAAGGATTGCTGATAAAATGA
- a CDS encoding baseplate J/gp47 family protein, whose product MNGALAKPEIITEISFEEIRAAALDHLKQLLPGYSVLESDPTVKVIEAFSYRELLLRQRINEAARNNILDFATGESLDALGNWHGIARMEGESDERYRERIRLHARGGKGSGTEPYYKLIAMSADSRVKDAIIYRKSKDPTIYVALFGNNEEGTASEDLIQTVSQALHRKNIIMTNDTIIVHAAVKKVVDLQADVWLLPETSLKILTTMETNLRAAWRKEQAIGRELSLSWWVSKLMIAGVQKVIAITPTQDSTVGDEEVLAIGKVTLNFKGRAR is encoded by the coding sequence ATGAATGGAGCACTTGCAAAACCAGAAATCATTACAGAAATTTCCTTTGAAGAAATACGTGCAGCAGCTCTTGACCATTTAAAACAACTGTTGCCCGGATATAGTGTTCTTGAAAGTGATCCAACCGTAAAAGTTATTGAAGCCTTTAGCTATCGAGAACTGCTTTTAAGGCAACGTATTAACGAAGCCGCGCGCAACAATATTCTTGATTTTGCAACCGGTGAATCTCTTGACGCTTTGGGTAACTGGCATGGAATTGCCCGCATGGAGGGTGAAAGTGATGAGAGATATCGCGAACGCATAAGACTTCATGCTCGTGGTGGCAAGGGAAGCGGAACAGAACCCTATTACAAACTGATAGCCATGTCCGCAGATAGCCGTGTTAAGGATGCCATTATTTACCGTAAAAGCAAAGATCCAACCATCTATGTTGCGCTTTTTGGTAATAATGAAGAAGGCACAGCTTCTGAAGATCTCATACAAACAGTCTCACAAGCCCTTCATAGAAAGAATATCATCATGACCAATGATACAATCATTGTGCATGCTGCTGTCAAAAAAGTGGTGGATTTGCAAGCCGATGTTTGGCTGTTACCCGAAACTTCTTTGAAAATTCTCACGACAATGGAAACAAATTTAAGAGCAGCATGGCGAAAAGAACAAGCTATTGGTCGTGAATTAAGCCTCTCATGGTGGGTTTCTAAACTGATGATTGCGGGTGTCCAGAAAGTGATTGCCATTACACCAACACAAGACAGCACCGTCGGTGATGAAGAGGTTTTAGCGATTGGTAAGGTCACCTTAAACTTCAAAGGACGGGCACGCTAA
- a CDS encoding phage tail protein: MVGALLPNNATEFERRLADVCDFHQDVDGAVLGISRSKLITRPPRFLPWLIEEYGLGELTPYVPNLYDLIDQGLQWQRLRGSLAAIERGLAWLQITARFTPAWSGRAWWNSFQLYFDQLPEQSALEAIEAITELSKSLRSDFHRGVNGYDVQALEGNMSRLDDSLLDYESGVRLTAGDTLFSFGRTTEIKHTLTKQEGLLIGNWMDDGDGELSWNQIDYPWDMANFPWCSVKKHQRDMLMVEWFYNRTLYLVLKDSEDDVIGYRRCNIVQPVEQNLAGVYHHLGDCYHPSSMGTAVLIAARTDFQDVDGRKAASIAVLVHATPKQHVPLGKLWCACNELIGGVEIIKTPVNIPLRGDVREQFKILLRF; encoded by the coding sequence ATGGTTGGCGCCCTCCTCCCAAACAATGCAACAGAATTTGAAAGGCGCCTTGCCGATGTTTGCGACTTTCATCAAGATGTTGATGGTGCTGTTTTGGGGATTTCACGCTCTAAGCTTATCACCCGCCCTCCTCGCTTCTTGCCATGGTTGATTGAAGAATATGGGCTTGGCGAGCTTACACCTTATGTTCCAAACCTCTATGATTTGATTGACCAAGGGCTGCAATGGCAGCGTTTGCGCGGTTCCCTTGCCGCCATTGAGAGGGGGCTTGCATGGCTTCAGATTACAGCACGCTTTACACCAGCATGGTCAGGGCGTGCGTGGTGGAATTCTTTTCAACTTTACTTTGATCAATTGCCTGAACAAAGTGCTCTTGAAGCCATTGAAGCCATCACAGAGCTTTCCAAAAGCTTACGCTCTGATTTTCACCGCGGTGTCAATGGTTATGACGTGCAAGCACTGGAAGGCAATATGTCACGCCTTGATGACAGTCTGCTGGACTATGAAAGCGGCGTGCGCTTAACCGCGGGGGACACACTGTTTTCCTTTGGTCGCACAACAGAAATCAAGCACACGCTTACCAAACAAGAAGGACTGTTGATTGGCAATTGGATGGATGACGGGGACGGGGAATTAAGCTGGAACCAGATTGATTACCCATGGGATATGGCAAATTTTCCTTGGTGCTCTGTTAAAAAACATCAACGCGATATGCTGATGGTAGAGTGGTTTTATAACCGCACCCTTTATCTCGTGTTAAAAGACAGTGAGGATGATGTGATTGGGTATCGAAGATGCAATATTGTCCAACCAGTAGAACAGAATTTGGCGGGTGTTTATCACCATTTGGGCGATTGTTATCATCCCTCCTCGATGGGCACAGCAGTTCTTATTGCAGCACGCACGGATTTTCAAGATGTTGACGGCAGAAAAGCTGCTTCTATTGCTGTTCTCGTTCATGCGACCCCCAAACAACATGTTCCTTTGGGCAAGCTTTGGTGTGCGTGCAATGAACTGATTGGCGGGGTGGAGATCATCAAAACACCCGTCAATATTCCTTTGCGCGGTGATGTTCGCGAGCAATTCAAGATTTTATTGAGGTTTTAA
- a CDS encoding DUF4815 domain-containing protein produces MKHESGLPFAIDRSCGKDEQQSVVFYGQRPFIQSGELNEMQTIIRGRHDRLGRLVAKEGDRVERADAFVNKDARTVTLTEGKIYIAGDIFPVSKAVLHAVSMVGRLEIGVKLQKTWITHEDDPELLGQVPGTLAQGEPGAARETARLVWALKEDGQQGTFFPVYILQDGILIDQKSPSLLEPAMQAIATYDRAHGHYIVNGCRVTALGPNNGCQVFSIQEGEANINGFKRKRLAALRHEEKEEFSTSVVPSETHIFAPQKGKTSFTFKSYYAPIADIHSLLLTKEKTVTVTRGAVVAGRDGVPDKSITSFLKVMQGNKEFKEGTDFKKTGDTIDWAPMGDEPRPGSSYTVTYRYRAQVTADKVTAQEITLSGGAQGGDIIVRYTYKLPRIDRIGLNTQGTVVYIKGISADHPMAPSVPEDVLSLATITNSWLDTPLVVNDGTRVAPYDEMWRYFQRVLSLDRLMQLERIKSNVDSKEPVAKKGMFADPFLDDTYRDEGFTQTGAVGNGILQLAIDPTFYTAPLRAPVTLDWTNEVIIAQELTTACEKINPYQNFAPLPGTVTLTPATDFWHEQRTDWLSSVTNQLFMGTHRGSSIRKQEAKDELINVAHEQIDFLRQITLGFKIEGFGKGEILDSLTFDGVNVLPKSRLVANGNGILEGSFKIPENIPAGTKNVVARGKGGTLATGLFTGQGVIDVKVMRHTTTVKIWTQVDPQAQVFTPEETRQITGLDFHLCKIGNPNHDLVIDLVTTENGYPTADIQAQSFYSMKGAKTGWAQARYDVPLLVPNDRLTAFVIKTDDSDHSLSLAKLGGFDEEQQRFVSSHPYVTGPRFSSVNAQTWSAHQDEALAFRVLAARYRQTTKTIDLGTFNLVNCSDLQIRSTVELPSSDCSVIFEIERNNGTIYQLLPFQLLSLTEYINEKVQLRAILKGTEKLSPILFAPVQLIAGKIHNTATYVTRAFAFGEKARLTSYIKTFLPGGSTFTLEMQRDDGAFTPLTLEETEQLSEPLWTERKFVSSNKTARQARLKLTLTGGPCARSMLRDFGAGIL; encoded by the coding sequence ATGAAGCATGAAAGTGGTTTACCCTTTGCCATTGACAGATCTTGCGGCAAAGACGAACAACAAAGCGTTGTTTTCTATGGGCAACGTCCCTTTATCCAAAGCGGTGAACTCAATGAGATGCAAACCATCATCAGGGGGCGCCATGACCGTTTGGGGCGTCTGGTTGCCAAAGAAGGAGACCGTGTTGAACGGGCTGATGCCTTTGTCAATAAAGACGCAAGGACCGTTACTTTAACGGAAGGAAAGATCTATATCGCAGGGGATATTTTTCCGGTCTCAAAGGCAGTTCTCCATGCTGTTTCCATGGTTGGTCGTCTTGAAATCGGTGTGAAGTTGCAAAAAACATGGATTACCCATGAGGATGATCCAGAGCTGTTGGGGCAAGTTCCCGGCACCTTGGCACAAGGAGAACCCGGTGCGGCACGCGAAACGGCAAGGCTTGTTTGGGCTCTCAAAGAGGATGGGCAGCAAGGCACGTTCTTTCCCGTTTATATTTTACAAGATGGCATTTTGATTGATCAAAAGTCCCCCTCACTGCTGGAACCCGCCATGCAAGCCATTGCGACTTATGACCGTGCCCATGGTCATTATATCGTCAATGGATGCCGTGTGACGGCTCTTGGACCAAACAATGGATGCCAAGTGTTTAGCATTCAAGAAGGGGAAGCCAATATCAATGGCTTTAAGCGCAAGCGCCTTGCTGCTTTGCGCCATGAAGAGAAAGAAGAGTTTTCGACAAGCGTTGTGCCTAGTGAAACCCATATTTTTGCCCCGCAAAAAGGCAAAACAAGCTTTACCTTTAAAAGCTATTATGCTCCCATTGCCGATATCCACTCTCTTTTGTTGACAAAAGAAAAAACCGTCACAGTTACACGCGGTGCGGTCGTTGCTGGGCGAGATGGTGTTCCCGATAAAAGCATCACCTCTTTTCTCAAAGTCATGCAAGGCAACAAGGAATTTAAAGAAGGAACAGATTTTAAGAAGACCGGTGATACCATTGACTGGGCACCGATGGGGGATGAACCGCGTCCTGGCAGCAGTTACACGGTAACCTATCGCTATCGTGCACAAGTAACCGCCGATAAGGTCACGGCACAGGAAATCACGCTCTCAGGGGGCGCACAAGGGGGGGATATCATTGTTCGTTACACTTACAAATTGCCGCGGATTGACCGTATCGGGCTTAATACACAAGGCACGGTTGTCTATATCAAGGGGATTTCGGCAGATCATCCTATGGCACCCAGTGTTCCTGAGGATGTGTTGTCTCTTGCCACTATCACCAACAGTTGGCTGGATACCCCGCTTGTGGTCAATGATGGCACACGCGTTGCCCCCTATGATGAGATGTGGCGTTATTTTCAACGGGTGCTGTCCCTTGATCGCTTGATGCAATTAGAGCGTATTAAAAGCAATGTTGACTCGAAAGAGCCCGTTGCCAAAAAAGGCATGTTTGCTGACCCGTTTCTTGATGATACTTACAGAGATGAAGGGTTCACGCAAACAGGAGCTGTTGGCAATGGTATTTTACAGCTGGCTATTGATCCAACCTTTTACACCGCCCCCTTAAGGGCTCCTGTCACCCTTGACTGGACCAATGAAGTAATCATTGCCCAAGAATTGACAACCGCTTGCGAAAAAATCAACCCCTATCAAAATTTTGCTCCTCTGCCTGGTACAGTGACCCTCACACCCGCGACAGATTTTTGGCACGAGCAGCGCACCGATTGGCTCTCAAGTGTCACCAATCAATTGTTTATGGGAACGCACCGTGGGAGCAGCATTCGCAAGCAAGAGGCAAAGGATGAACTGATCAATGTTGCGCATGAACAAATCGATTTCTTAAGACAAATTACCCTTGGCTTTAAAATTGAAGGTTTTGGCAAGGGGGAAATTTTAGACAGTCTCACCTTTGATGGTGTGAATGTCTTGCCAAAAAGCCGCCTTGTTGCCAATGGCAATGGCATTTTGGAAGGTAGTTTTAAAATCCCTGAAAATATTCCTGCCGGCACCAAAAATGTTGTAGCACGAGGCAAAGGGGGAACTCTTGCGACAGGTCTCTTTACCGGGCAAGGTGTTATTGATGTGAAAGTGATGCGGCACACCACAACAGTCAAGATCTGGACGCAAGTGGACCCGCAAGCGCAAGTCTTTACACCAGAAGAAACACGGCAAATCACCGGTCTTGACTTTCATCTTTGCAAAATCGGCAATCCCAATCATGATCTGGTGATTGATTTGGTCACAACCGAAAACGGTTATCCCACCGCCGATATCCAAGCCCAAAGCTTTTATTCCATGAAGGGGGCAAAAACCGGATGGGCACAGGCACGCTATGATGTCCCACTCCTTGTCCCCAATGATCGGTTAACGGCTTTTGTCATTAAAACCGATGATAGTGATCATTCCCTCTCACTCGCAAAGCTTGGAGGATTTGATGAAGAACAGCAAAGATTTGTCTCAAGCCACCCTTATGTGACCGGTCCTCGTTTTTCCTCTGTCAATGCGCAAACATGGAGTGCCCATCAAGATGAGGCTTTGGCTTTTCGTGTCTTGGCAGCACGCTACAGACAAACAACAAAAACCATTGATCTTGGTACCTTTAATCTTGTTAACTGTTCTGATTTGCAAATACGTAGCACGGTTGAATTGCCTTCCAGTGATTGTTCGGTGATCTTTGAAATTGAAAGAAACAATGGCACAATTTATCAACTTCTTCCCTTTCAATTGCTTAGTCTTACCGAATATATCAATGAAAAGGTTCAGCTTCGTGCTATTCTCAAAGGCACGGAGAAACTCTCCCCCATTCTGTTTGCTCCTGTTCAGTTGATTGCCGGCAAGATCCATAACACAGCAACCTATGTTACCCGTGCTTTTGCCTTTGGTGAGAAGGCAAGATTGACCAGCTATATCAAGACCTTTTTACCAGGCGGCTCCACATTCACCCTCGAGATGCAACGGGATGATGGTGCCTTTACCCCCCTCACCTTAGAGGAAACAGAACAGCTTTCTGAACCCCTTTGGACAGAGCGAAAATTTGTCAGTAGCAATAAGACAGCAAGGCAAGCACGCTTGAAGCTGACGCTCACCGGTGGACCTTGCGCACGGTCAATGCTGCGTGATTTTGGTGCGGGTATTTTGTGA
- a CDS encoding Bgr_08870 family protein, protein MTKTKKLAMELPKEGRFISSEFPILRENLTKLDQAIMEVEEKLDEKAPAKHTHSIGDVTNLEAALKSKMPANKTFSFADLGDIEGAKDAANNYVLYKASNNHFTFGSAVSLLGAHQHKIEDIVGLDRFRAKINEDLTSYGRLAQANEWQNYNKFTSKVTIAGDLELISNSSLNLMHNGEIVTSLSITGSKLKGPLKVDGAEVYSKDEAVIALQEIRDEITKLRKATSPLEVLVTESGPIPWPEGVSDNTDIEIWAWGGGGGGGYGNSSGGGGGGGSARVQIKGSQLKFSRSVQIGCGGKGGDASYGGGSGGGSTIIKDIIRAGGGGGGTGNLSSYGGSGGDGEINGNGRGGSGGGSYSTNTSVNGSSSTFGGGGGGCYAYYKVSGGTFNARYSTSIGHGGSSIYGGAGGGCGAQKSQGGYSGKGGNGGNSGGNKAGGGGGYFPGKSGDEGGNGGNGAVLLRFFI, encoded by the coding sequence ATGACAAAAACCAAAAAGCTTGCAATGGAATTGCCCAAAGAAGGGCGTTTTATCAGTTCTGAATTTCCTATTTTGCGTGAGAACTTGACAAAACTTGATCAAGCCATAATGGAAGTTGAGGAAAAGCTAGACGAAAAAGCTCCTGCAAAACACACGCATAGCATAGGGGATGTTACAAATCTTGAGGCAGCCCTCAAAAGCAAGATGCCAGCAAATAAAACCTTTTCCTTTGCTGATTTGGGCGATATTGAGGGCGCTAAGGATGCTGCGAACAATTATGTTCTCTACAAAGCAAGCAACAATCATTTTACCTTTGGCAGTGCTGTCTCCCTTCTTGGAGCGCACCAACATAAAATTGAAGATATTGTTGGTCTTGATAGATTTAGAGCCAAGATTAATGAAGATCTGACAAGCTATGGGCGCCTAGCACAAGCCAATGAATGGCAGAATTATAACAAGTTTACCAGTAAAGTCACCATTGCTGGTGATTTGGAACTCATAAGCAATTCGTCATTGAATCTCATGCATAATGGGGAAATCGTCACAAGTCTCAGCATCACGGGCAGCAAGCTTAAAGGACCGCTCAAGGTTGATGGTGCGGAAGTTTATAGCAAAGACGAAGCTGTTATTGCTCTTCAAGAAATACGTGATGAAATCACAAAACTGAGGAAAGCGACCTCTCCCCTAGAAGTTCTTGTAACAGAAAGTGGTCCCATTCCATGGCCTGAAGGTGTTAGCGATAACACCGATATCGAAATATGGGCGTGGGGTGGCGGAGGAGGTGGTGGATATGGAAATAGCAGTGGTGGAGGTGGCGGTGGAGGAAGCGCGCGTGTTCAAATTAAAGGATCTCAGTTGAAATTCTCAAGAAGCGTTCAAATTGGATGTGGTGGAAAAGGTGGTGATGCTTCCTATGGTGGTGGCAGCGGAGGTGGAAGTACAATTATTAAAGACATTATCCGTGCAGGTGGTGGCGGCGGTGGTACTGGAAATTTGAGTAGTTATGGTGGCAGTGGTGGCGATGGAGAAATAAATGGCAATGGTCGCGGCGGTAGCGGTGGCGGCTCCTACTCTACCAATACCAGTGTCAATGGTAGTAGTTCTACTTTCGGAGGCGGTGGTGGTGGCTGCTATGCATACTATAAAGTCAGTGGTGGCACTTTTAATGCCCGCTACTCTACATCTATTGGTCATGGCGGAAGCTCTATTTATGGTGGTGCTGGAGGTGGTTGTGGTGCACAAAAGAGCCAAGGAGGCTACAGTGGGAAAGGAGGAAATGGTGGAAATAGTGGTGGCAATAAAGCTGGTGGAGGTGGAGGCTATTTTCCAGGAAAGTCTGGTGACGAAGGTGGCAATGGTGGCAACGGAGCAGTGTTGTTGAGATTTTTTATATAG